The Tolypothrix sp. PCC 7712 region CCCAAGGCGGATGTATCAAGTTTCTCCAGAATGGCAAGTTCAATCACAAGAATTAGCCCAGCTTTGGCTAGAGTACATCAATCCGAGAACAAATTAACGAATAATTAAATATTGAGAATGAAATGAATAAGTCTCCTCCAATCAAATAGTACTTTTTTTTAGTTATGGATACTGCTATTCTGCCATCAACGTTCCTACTGACCTTATTGTTATCGGTTGGGCTGTTTTTCTTTATTCGTGCTTCCACGAAAGAACGCACGCAGACAGCGCAACTGATATCTGAACAAGATGAAGCTAGTTTGATGCCTCAATTACAAGAGTATTTTCGCTCTCGGTCTTATCGAGTGGCAGCGCTAGACCGAGAACAAAACCAAGTGACTTTTGAAGGGTTTGTGCAACCAAGCTGGTTTTTAGCGGTGTTTTTGACGCTGTTAGCAGCTATTGGCTTGCTTTGCTTGTCACTGGTTTTGGCAAT contains the following coding sequences:
- a CDS encoding cofactor assembly of complex C subunit B is translated as MDTAILPSTFLLTLLLSVGLFFFIRASTKERTQTAQLISEQDEASLMPQLQEYFRSRSYRVAALDREQNQVTFEGFVQPSWFLAVFLTLLAAIGLLCLSLVLAILFPSFGTLFLGLILLSPLSGIFYWQKAGRLEKVSLKLETIPNQQHSSSTITVTGHRDELTELQKALQLKPFK